The region CGAAATGCTCTGGCTGATTCAGAAACAGCCAGTCCCCGCCTCATGTGCTGCGTGCACATATCCCACCGGCCATTGGGGTTGCTCGACTAATGTCATCCTGCAATAAAGCCAAGAGAATACAAACGCAAGCGGCCCCAGATTTTCGTCCGGGGCCGCTTCGCTTTCAAATTCAAATCGCGGGGTCCAGGGGAATGATTCCCCTGGCGGGGTTTCCAAAGGGCCTATCCAGATAAAGGGCCACTTTGGCCGCCGGAGGCAATCCTACTGCATGGCCTCGGGGAACAGTTCGGCCGCCATTTCGCGCAGCTTGTACTTCTGGATCTTGCCGCTGGCGGTCATGGGGTAGTCCTGCACGAAAGCCACGTACTTGGGTATCTTGTGCCAGGCGATCTTGCCGCGGCAGAAGTCGCGCACGTCCTCGGGGGCCAGGTTCGCGCCTTCCTTGAGGATGATGAACGCGCCGACCTCCTCGCCGTACTTGCGGCTGGGCACGCCCGCCACCTGCACGTCGCGGATGCCCGGCATGGAGTACAGGAACTCCTCGATTTCACGCGGGTAGATGTTCTCGCCGCCGCGAATGATCATGTCCTTGAGCCGGCCGGTGATGGTCACGTAGCCGCGCTCGTCCATGACGCCCAGGTCGCCCGAGTGCAGCCAGCCATGCGCATCGATGGCCTCGGTAGTGGCCTTGGCGTTGTTGTAGTAGCCCTTCATGAGGTTGTAGCCCCGGCAGCAGATCTCGCCCACGGTATTGGGCGGCACGACCTGCCTGGTCTCGGGGTCCATGATGCAGACCTCGATCTCGGGCATGGACTTGCCCACGGTCTCGGTGCGGTCGCGGATGCTGTCGTCCACGCGCGTCTGGGTCATCACCGGCGCGGTCTCGGTCAGGCCGTAGCAGATGGTGATGTCCTTCATGTTCATGCGGTCCATGACCTTCTTCATGACCTCCACCGGGCATGGCGAGCCGGCCATGATGCCCGTGCGCAGGGAGGAGTAGTCGAAGCGCTCGAAGAGCTTGTGCTCCAGCACCGCGATGAACATGGTCGGCACGCCGTACAGGGCCGTGCACTTCTCGGCGTCCACGCTGGCCATGACCTGCAGCGGGTCGAAGGTCTCCAGCAGGACCATGGCCGCGCCGTGATTAACGCAGGCCATGACGCCCAGCACGCAGCCGAAGCAGTGGAACAGCGGCACGGGCAGGCAGACCCGGTCCTTGTGCGTGAACTTCTGATTCTCGCCGATCCAGAAGCCGTTGTTGAGGATCGAGTAGTGCGAGAGCATGACGCCCTTGGGAAAGCCAGTGGTGCCCGAGGTGTACTGCATGTTCACCACATCGTGCGGCGACAGGCTGTCCTGGCGGGCCTTGTATTCCTCGTCGTCGACCATGGAGGCCAGGGACAGGATCTCGGGGATGGAGTACATGCCCCGGTGCTTCTCGGGCCCCAGGAACAGGACCCGCTTGAGGTGCGGGAAGGTCTCGCTTTTCATGAAGCCGCGTTGCTCGGTCTTGAGCTCGGGCACGAGCTCGTAGATCGTCTGCACGTAATCCGTGTCGCGGTAGCCGTCGATGATGAAAAGGTTCTCCGTCTCGGAGTGAGACAGGAGATACTTGATCTCGTTCTGCTTGTAGTTGGTGTTCACCGTGAGCAGCACGGCGCCGACCTTGGCCGTGGCGAACATGAGCGCGACCCAGTAGGGCACGTTGGTGGCCCAGATGGCCACCTTCTCGCCGGGTTCGATGCCCATGGCCATGAGGCCCTTGGCCAGGTCGTCCACAAGCGCGCCGAACTGGCGCCAGGTGAGCCGGAAGTCCCGGTCCACATAGATCACGGCGTCGATGTCGGGGTACTTGGCCACCGTCTCGTCGAGGAGCTGGCCAAGGGTGAGTTCGCGAAGCGCCTTGGTCATGGACGGGCCTCCTTAGTCCGGGAAGTAGAGCACGGCGTAAATCTCCGCCGGCTCGTCGCCGTGACAGCCAACCCAGTGCGGCACCACGGAATTGAGATAGATGGAATCGCCGGCCTCCAGCACGTAGGTCTGCCTGGCGTAGACGACCTCGAGCTTGCCCTTGTGCACCACGATGAACTCCTCGCCTTCGTGGCTGGACAGGCTCTTGTCCGCGGCGGACTCGGGCAGGATCTCGATGAAGAAAGGCTCCATGTGCCGATCGGCCTTGCCCTTGCCCAGGGAGTAGAAGCGCAGGGCCTCGCCATGACGCGGGGTGTGCATTGCCAGCCCCTGCTTGCGCTGGTCCTTGCGCACGACGAGCGGGTCGGTGCTGCCGGCGTCGTCCATGAAGGTGCCGAGGCGCAGGCCTAGAGCGCGCGTTACCTTGAGTAGCGGGCCGAGGGAGGGGTAGAGGTCCTGCTCCTCCAGCGCGTTGATAATGTCCAGGGACAGCCCGGACCTTTGCGCCAGCTCATCGCGGCTCAAGTTCTTGCGTTCGCGATACGTGCGGATGCGCGCGCCAAGCTTCTCGCTCTTCATGCCTGCCTCCGGCCAAGAATTGGGTTGGTGTGGAAAGGAAAAAGTTGGGACGATGAAAGATCGGGTCGTCAGTACTACAAATTCGAACATTTTCCAAGCCGAATACGCGGCAGGTCGCGGCGGGGCAGGCCAAGCCGGTCGTGTCTCTTGCTGCAAGTCTTCCGCCCTTGCCAGGATCAGCCAAGTGGAATACTGAAGCCGAATCCGATTGGGGTGCCCCGTTCCAAGTGGGACGGGGCTGAGATCATACCCATGGAACCTGACGCAGGTCGTGCTGCCGTAGGGAATCGGAGAGCCGAACATTTCGGCCCGTCCTCCGCTACGTTGCCATTCGCATCATGACTATCCCCTGTCAGGCCGATCTCGCCCCGAGGAGAGAGCGTAACCACAAGCCTGGAGGAATTGTCGTGGCCCTCGACGAAGTCATCATCACCGAAGCGATCGCCAGCGAGTACTTTCGCAAGTTCAAGGAGAGCCTTTCGCTCGACGTAGCCATTGTCGGCGGCGGCCCCTCCGGCATGACCGCGGCGCGCAAGCTGGCCCAGGCCGGCTGCAACGTCGCACTGTTCGAGCGCAAGCTGTCGCTCGGCGGCGGCATGTGGGGCGGAGGCATGACCTGGAACATGATCGTGGTTCAGACGGAGAGCAAGCACCTGCTCGAAGAAGTCGGCGTGCCCCTGAAGGAGTACAAGCCCGGCTACTGGGTGGCCGACGCGGTCACCGCCACGACCGCCCTGGCCTCCGCCGCCTGCCTGGCCGGGGCCAAGGTCTTCAACTGCATGAGCGTGGAGGATGTGGTCCTGCGCGAGAGCAATGGAGTTAAGCGCGTCACCGGCTTGGTCATCAACTCCTCGCCCGTGGAGATCGCCGGCCTGCACGTGGATCCCGTGACCATCGCCAGCACCCATGTCATCGAAGCCACGGGCCATGCCGTGGAGGTTCTCAAGAAGCTCGTGCGCAAGAACAGCGTGCGGCTGACGACAGCCTCCGGGGGCATCGAAGGCGAGCAATCCCTGTGGGCCGAGGTGGCCGAGGCGCACACCGTGGACAATACGCGGGAGGTCTTTCCGGGAATCTGGGTGGCGGGCATGGCCGCAAACGCGACGTTCGGGTCCTACCGCATGGGACCCATCTTCGGCGGCATGCTCCTGTCGGGGGAAAAGGTCGCCGCCGAGATCCTCGCCCGCTTGAGGGCAGGGTAGGCCCATGCCCGCGCGTCTCGACCTGCGCCTTTATCTGGTCACCGATCCCGCGGGCTGCATGGGCCGGGATCTCGCTTGGGTTGTGGCCGAAGCGCTGGCCGGGGGCGTCACAATGGTGCAGTTGCGCGAGAAGCAGGCCACGACCCGTGAGTTCCTGGAGCGCGCGTGGCGCATAAAGCCGATCTGCGACGCCGCCGGGGCGCCGCTCATCATCAACGATCGGGTCGATGTGGCCCTGGCGGTCGGCGCGGCCGGCGTGCACCTCGGCAGGCAGGACATGCCCTACGCCGATGCGCGGCGGCTGCTCGGCCCCCGGGCGATCATCGGCCTGACGGTGCACGACATGGCCGAACTCGAAGAAGCCAAAGCCACGGACGCCGACTACTTCGGGCTTGGACCGGTTTTCCCGACGCGCACCAAGCCCGACGCGCCCGCGCCTTGGGACATGGACGAATACGCCAGGGCCAGCGTCCTGGCCGGACGGCCCGTGGTAGCCATCGGCGGCATAGGACCGCATAACGCGCGGATCGTGCTCGCGGCCGGGGCGCACGGGTTGGCCGTTTCATCGGCCATCTGTTCGGCGGATTCTCCCAAATGGGCCGCGATGGAGCTTGCAGCTCTCCATGCCCGTCTCTGGCCGAGCTGATCAGCCTGGTTTTTTCCATTCTCGGCCGCGCTGGACGCGCGCATACGCATCCTGGAGAAGCTGAGACTGATGCGGCTCCAGGATGCGTTTATTTGTGGATCAG is a window of Desulfocurvibacter africanus subsp. africanus DSM 2603 DNA encoding:
- the thiE gene encoding thiamine phosphate synthase, whose product is MPARLDLRLYLVTDPAGCMGRDLAWVVAEALAGGVTMVQLREKQATTREFLERAWRIKPICDAAGAPLIINDRVDVALAVGAAGVHLGRQDMPYADARRLLGPRAIIGLTVHDMAELEEAKATDADYFGLGPVFPTRTKPDAPAPWDMDEYARASVLAGRPVVAIGGIGPHNARIVLAAGAHGLAVSSAICSADSPKWAAMELAALHARLWPS
- a CDS encoding AMP-binding protein, which codes for MTKALRELTLGQLLDETVAKYPDIDAVIYVDRDFRLTWRQFGALVDDLAKGLMAMGIEPGEKVAIWATNVPYWVALMFATAKVGAVLLTVNTNYKQNEIKYLLSHSETENLFIIDGYRDTDYVQTIYELVPELKTEQRGFMKSETFPHLKRVLFLGPEKHRGMYSIPEILSLASMVDDEEYKARQDSLSPHDVVNMQYTSGTTGFPKGVMLSHYSILNNGFWIGENQKFTHKDRVCLPVPLFHCFGCVLGVMACVNHGAAMVLLETFDPLQVMASVDAEKCTALYGVPTMFIAVLEHKLFERFDYSSLRTGIMAGSPCPVEVMKKVMDRMNMKDITICYGLTETAPVMTQTRVDDSIRDRTETVGKSMPEIEVCIMDPETRQVVPPNTVGEICCRGYNLMKGYYNNAKATTEAIDAHGWLHSGDLGVMDERGYVTITGRLKDMIIRGGENIYPREIEEFLYSMPGIRDVQVAGVPSRKYGEEVGAFIILKEGANLAPEDVRDFCRGKIAWHKIPKYVAFVQDYPMTASGKIQKYKLREMAAELFPEAMQ
- a CDS encoding sulfide-dependent adenosine diphosphate thiazole synthase — translated: MALDEVIITEAIASEYFRKFKESLSLDVAIVGGGPSGMTAARKLAQAGCNVALFERKLSLGGGMWGGGMTWNMIVVQTESKHLLEEVGVPLKEYKPGYWVADAVTATTALASAACLAGAKVFNCMSVEDVVLRESNGVKRVTGLVINSSPVEIAGLHVDPVTIASTHVIEATGHAVEVLKKLVRKNSVRLTTASGGIEGEQSLWAEVAEAHTVDNTREVFPGIWVAGMAANATFGSYRMGPIFGGMLLSGEKVAAEILARLRAG
- a CDS encoding cupin domain-containing protein; this encodes MKSEKLGARIRTYRERKNLSRDELAQRSGLSLDIINALEEQDLYPSLGPLLKVTRALGLRLGTFMDDAGSTDPLVVRKDQRKQGLAMHTPRHGEALRFYSLGKGKADRHMEPFFIEILPESAADKSLSSHEGEEFIVVHKGKLEVVYARQTYVLEAGDSIYLNSVVPHWVGCHGDEPAEIYAVLYFPD